In Sardina pilchardus chromosome 10, fSarPil1.1, whole genome shotgun sequence, one genomic interval encodes:
- the slc17a8 gene encoding vesicular glutamate transporter 3, giving the protein MPFGGFAGLKERVLKPGKEEVKNTVGDSLGNLQKKIDGSNVDEDLVELTEDGRPVSMPKRSAPLLDCSCCGLPKRYIIAMLSGLGFCISFGIRCNLGVAIVEMVNNNTVYINGTAVMQPAQFNWDPEIVGLIHGSFFWGYIVTQIPGGFIANKLAADRVFGAAIVLTSILNMFIPSAARVHYGCVMFVRILQGLVEGVTYPACHGLWAKWAPPLERSRLATTSFCGSYAGAVIAMPLAGVLVQYVGWPSVFYIYGVFGMLWYIFWLLLAYTSPAIHPTISEEEKLFIETSIGNNMPSTTQKFKTPWRRFFTSMPVYAIIVANFCRSWTFYLLLISQPAYFEEVFGFPISKVGLLSAVPHMVMTIVVPIGGQLADFLRTHKILSTTAVRKIMNCGGFGMEATLLLVVGFSHTRGVAISFLVLAVGFSGFAISGFNVNHLDIAPRYASILMGISNGVGTLSGMVCPLIVGALTKNKTRLEWQNVFVIASMVHYTGVIFYAIFASGEKQEWADPESTSEDKCGILGEDELADDGETDCESSLAASARKKTYGAVTTDHESGRKQGWKKKRGVTTQEEEEEDEEDEEGQYHYENGNFQEQYQ; this is encoded by the exons ATGCCTTTCGGAGGATTCGCAGGTCTGAAGGAGCGGGTGCTGAAGCcagggaaggaggaggtgaagaacaCTGTTGGAGACTCGCTGGGGAACCTGcagaa GAAGATCGATGGGAGTAACGTGGACGAGGACCTGGTGGAGCTGACGGAGGACGGGCGGCCGGTGTCCATGCCCAAGCGTAGCGCCCCGCTGCTGGACTGCAGCTGCTGCGGACTGCCCAAGCGCTACATCATCGCCATGCTCAGCGGCCTCGGCTTCTGCATCTCCTTCGGCATCCGCTGCAACCTGGGCGTGGCCATCGTGGAGATGGTCAACAACAACACCGTCTACATCAACGGCACAGCTGTCATGCAG CCAGCACAGTTTAACTGGGACCCTGAGATAGTGGGTCTGATCCACGGATCTTTCTTCTGGGGTTACATCGTCACACAGATCCCTGGTGGCTTCATAGCCAACAAGCTGGCTGCCGACAG GGTGTTTGGGGCAGCCATCGTCCTGACCTCCATACTCAACATGTTCATCCCGTCCGCTGCCAGGGTGCATTATGGCTGCGTCATGTTCGTCCGCATCCTGCAGGGTTTGGTGGAG GGTGTCACTTACCCAGCATGCCATGGGTTGTGGGCCAAATGGGCTCCCCCGTTGGAGAGAAGTCGTTTGGCCACCACGTCATTCTGTG ggtccTACGCGGGCGCAGTGATTGCCATGCCTCTGGCGGGAGTGCTGGTGCAGTACGTGGGGTGGCCCTCGGTGTTCTACATATACG GTGTCTTTGGGATGCTGTGGTACATCTTCTGGCTGCTGTTGGCCTACACCAGTCCAGCGATCCACCCCACCATCAGTGAAGAGGAGAAGCTATTCATCGAGACCAGCATCGGGAACAATATGCCCAGTACCACTCAG aagtTCAAGACTCCCTGGCGCAGGTTCTTCACTTCCATGCCCGTGTACGCCATCATCGTGGCCAACTTCTGCCGCAGCTGGACCTTCTACCTGCTGCTCATCAGCCAGCCGGCCTACTTCGAGGAGGTCTTCGGCTTCCCCATCAGCAAG GTGGGGCTTCTCTCAGCGGTGCCCCACATGGTGATGACCATCGTGGTGCCCATTGGAGGTCAGCTGGCAGACTTCCTCCGCACCCATAAGATCCTGTCCACAACCGCCGTCCGTAAGATCATGAACTGTGGAG GCTTTGGGATGGAAGCCaccctgctgctggtggtgggctTCTCCCACACGCGAGGAGTGGCCATCTCCTTCCTGGTGCTGGCCGTGGGGTTCAGTGGGTTCGCCATCTCAG GCTTTAATGTGAATCACTTGGACATTGCCCCTCGCTACGCCAGTATCCTCATGGGCATCTCAAATGGTGTGGGCACCTTGTCAGGAATGGTGTGTCCACTCATTGTAGGAGCGCTGACCAAGAACAAG ACGCGTCTGGAGTGGCAGAACGTGTTTGTCATCGCGTCCATGGTGCACTACACCGGCGTCATCTTCTACGCCATCTTCGCCTCGGGGGAGAAGCAGGAGTGGGCCGACCCCGAGAGCACCAGCGAGGACAAGTGCGGCATCCTCGGCGAGGACGAGCTCGCCGACGACGGCGAAACAGATTGCGAAAGCTCCCTGGCGGCCTCGGCCAGGAAGAAGACCTACGGTGCCGTGACGACGGACCACGAGTCGGGACGTAAGCAAGGCTGGAAGAAGAAACGAGGGGTGACCacgcaggaagaggaggaggaggacgaggaggacgaggagggccAGTACCACTACGAGAACGGGAACTTTCAGGAACAATATCAGTGA